In the Methanobrevibacter boviskoreani JH1 genome, one interval contains:
- a CDS encoding coenzyme F420-0:L-glutamate ligase: MSIELFGLKGIPLVKEGDNIADLILNALKEQGETLQHGDIILVAETLVSKSEGNVIKLGDILPSEDAILIAKKSKKDSKLVEAIIQEAREVVEVGPDFVITETKQGFVCANSGIDESNVGDGLATPVPENADLSAKKIREQLEKETGEELAVIVTDTQGRAFRVGAVGVALGCSGIDPLWKRKGEKDLYGRELQTTEVATADELAASASLIQGQADEGLPVVIIRGFSAFDTLRNEDSDIHPLLRPKEFDVFRN; encoded by the coding sequence ATGAGCATAGAATTATTTGGTTTAAAAGGAATTCCTTTAGTTAAAGAAGGAGATAATATTGCGGATTTAATCTTAAATGCTTTAAAAGAACAAGGTGAAACACTTCAACATGGGGATATTATTTTAGTTGCTGAAACATTGGTCTCTAAATCCGAAGGTAATGTTATTAAATTAGGTGATATCCTACCATCTGAAGATGCGATATTGATTGCTAAAAAATCTAAAAAAGATTCTAAATTGGTTGAGGCAATTATACAGGAAGCAAGAGAGGTAGTTGAAGTAGGTCCTGACTTTGTTATAACCGAAACAAAACAAGGTTTTGTATGTGCAAATTCAGGTATTGATGAATCAAATGTTGGTGATGGTCTTGCAACTCCTGTTCCTGAAAATGCAGATTTGTCTGCAAAAAAAATTAGGGAACAATTGGAAAAGGAAACTGGTGAAGAGTTAGCTGTGATAGTTACCGATACTCAAGGCAGGGCATTTAGGGTAGGTGCTGTTGGAGTGGCTCTCGGATGCTCAGGAATAGATCCATTATGGAAAAGAAAAGGTGAAAAGGATCTTTATGGCCGTGAACTTCAAACAACCGAGGTTGCTACAGCTGATGAACTTGCTGCCTCAGCATCTCTAATCCAAGGTCAGGCTGATGAGGGTTTACCTGTTGTTATAATTAGAGGTTTTAGTGCATTTGATACCTTAAGAAATGAGGATAGTGACATTCATCCATTACTTCGTCCAAAAGAATTCGATGTATTTAGAAATTAA
- a CDS encoding IMP cyclohydrolase, which translates to MYLGRILSLGMNVDGKPFVAYRLSSRHFPNREAKVFGQEAAIVPKEGFEKDIFENPYITYNCIRIVDDLAIVSNGSQTDVIADKLALGMNIRDSLAYSLLTMDYEKDDYHTPRIAGVVKNTTDEDKYEAYVGIVTDSKIRVEKLEYGKAAYISVYEHQEPHMVEYDASTSKEAAQYIFNQGVFADFEHPVSSVASVYDGKWDTVALSPKL; encoded by the coding sequence ATGTATTTAGGAAGAATCTTATCTTTAGGTATGAATGTTGATGGAAAACCTTTTGTTGCATATAGATTATCAAGCCGCCATTTTCCAAATAGAGAGGCTAAGGTATTTGGTCAGGAAGCAGCTATTGTTCCAAAAGAAGGTTTTGAGAAGGATATTTTTGAAAATCCATATATAACATATAATTGTATTAGAATTGTAGATGATTTGGCTATTGTCTCAAATGGTTCACAGACAGATGTAATTGCAGACAAGTTAGCCCTAGGTATGAATATCCGCGATAGCCTTGCATATTCTCTTTTAACTATGGACTATGAAAAGGATGATTATCATACTCCAAGAATTGCTGGTGTCGTAAAAAACACTACAGATGAGGATAAGTATGAGGCATATGTTGGAATTGTCACCGATTCTAAAATCCGTGTTGAAAAATTGGAATATGGTAAGGCAGCATATATTTCTGTCTATGAACATCAAGAACCTCATATGGTTGAATATGATGCATCTACAAGCAAAGAGGCTGCACAATACATTTTCAATCAGGGAGTATTCGCTGACTTTGAACATCCGGTAAGTTCTGTTGCCTCTGTCTATGACGGTAAATGGGATACTGTTGCATTGTCACCTAAACTTTAG
- a CDS encoding biopolymer transporter ExbD, with protein MSLDIKSRKERLKEDKLNINLVPFIDILFTILIFVIVTSSFAGTADVSDSQQASDATGKPNVTDTSGNSEYYIFPVNGLQKVVVNGQDMSADIQDDSIAIHAKVIDEGNINVDNKAKTIYITTPAGFSPDKAVRNPSEQNSG; from the coding sequence ATGAGTTTAGATATTAAATCAAGGAAGGAAAGATTGAAAGAAGATAAACTTAATATTAACTTAGTTCCTTTTATTGATATTTTATTTACCATTTTAATATTTGTGATCGTTACCAGTAGTTTTGCAGGTACAGCTGATGTATCAGATTCTCAACAAGCTTCCGATGCTACTGGTAAACCAAATGTAACAGATACAAGTGGAAATTCCGAATATTATATTTTTCCAGTTAATGGACTTCAAAAGGTAGTGGTTAATGGTCAGGATATGTCTGCAGATATTCAGGATGATTCGATCGCTATTCATGCGAAGGTAATCGATGAAGGAAATATTAACGTAGATAACAAGGCTAAAACAATTTACATTACTACTCCTGCAGGTTTTTCTCCTGATAAAGCTGTAAGAAACCCTTCAGAGCAGAATTCAGGTTGA
- a CDS encoding MotA/TolQ/ExbB proton channel family protein, translating into MIIEAITGLISGFVDFFQQGGIITYIITFIGIWGFITSLQKVNYLRKISDIDATEIMGVVSVAMERGGAIEALKEISPYKNPVSRIISEALKIGYKNKTEVEESMEQIFIVETSKMTKGLDTIKTIIELAPFLGLIGTVIGIWMTFGSLGVNPDPTAMARGIYTALITTIAGLTVAIVLTPLYTYIKILIEREMDKIELATKMTNWNYAVAKIRVTENLPCVIQSLQEGEGIVNVREISEPDANIQISFKPSMLEKSISNIILEMCNVGSEIVESKLKQ; encoded by the coding sequence ATGATAATAGAAGCAATTACTGGTTTAATATCTGGTTTTGTTGATTTCTTCCAACAAGGAGGTATCATTACCTATATTATTACTTTTATAGGAATTTGGGGATTTATCACTTCACTTCAAAAGGTCAATTATCTTAGGAAGATTAGTGATATAGATGCTACTGAGATTATGGGGGTAGTGTCTGTTGCCATGGAAAGAGGAGGAGCTATTGAAGCTTTAAAGGAAATTAGTCCATACAAAAACCCTGTTTCTAGAATTATTTCTGAAGCTTTGAAGATTGGTTATAAAAACAAAACCGAAGTTGAAGAAAGTATGGAACAGATTTTTATTGTAGAAACCAGTAAAATGACTAAAGGGTTAGATACTATAAAGACTATTATTGAACTTGCTCCATTTTTAGGTTTAATAGGTACTGTTATCGGTATTTGGATGACATTTGGATCATTGGGGGTAAATCCTGATCCAACTGCTATGGCTAGAGGTATCTATACTGCACTGATTACTACTATTGCAGGTTTGACTGTAGCTATTGTTTTAACTCCTTTATATACTTATATTAAAATATTGATTGAAAGGGAAATGGATAAGATTGAATTGGCTACTAAAATGACTAATTGGAATTATGCCGTAGCAAAAATCAGGGTAACCGAGAATTTACCTTGTGTAATTCAATCATTACAGGAAGGTGAAGGTATTGTTAATGTCCGTGAAATATCTGAACCTGATGCTAACATTCAAATCTCCTTTAAACCAAGTATGTTAGAGAAAAGTATTAGTAATATTATCTTAGAGATGTGTAATGTTGGTTCTGAGATAGTTGAAAGTAAACTTAAACAATAA
- the rnhB gene encoding ribonuclease HII yields MDIMGVDEAGRGPVLGPMVIAGVIVPEKMNHVLERMGVKDSKKLTPKRRQVLARKLSKMFEYDTVVISAKDIDNLRAKDVNLNEIEKIGMIKLIERLKPEEVIIDAVDVKPLRFQREVQEKVGEDTKVIAEHKADTNHIQVAAASIIAKFKRDQIIEEINRDYVDIGGIGSGYPSDPNTKKFLSNFEYDNLPDFVRRSWNTVRKMKE; encoded by the coding sequence ATGGATATAATGGGTGTTGATGAAGCAGGAAGAGGTCCGGTATTAGGTCCTATGGTAATTGCAGGGGTTATAGTTCCGGAAAAAATGAACCATGTACTTGAAAGAATGGGTGTCAAAGATTCTAAAAAACTTACACCTAAAAGAAGGCAGGTATTGGCTCGTAAACTATCTAAAATGTTTGAATATGATACTGTGGTTATAAGTGCTAAGGATATTGATAATCTAAGGGCTAAAGATGTAAATCTTAATGAAATTGAAAAAATTGGAATGATAAAGCTTATTGAAAGATTAAAACCCGAAGAGGTTATCATAGATGCGGTTGATGTAAAACCATTGCGTTTTCAAAGGGAAGTTCAAGAGAAAGTTGGAGAGGATACGAAGGTTATTGCGGAGCATAAGGCAGATACCAATCATATTCAGGTTGCAGCAGCGTCAATAATTGCTAAATTTAAAAGGGATCAGATTATTGAAGAAATCAATAGGGATTATGTTGATATAGGGGGAATTGGCTCTGGTTATCCAAGTGATCCTAATACAAAGAAATTTTTATCTAATTTTGAATATGATAATCTTCCAGATTTTGTAAGAAGATCCTGGAATACTGTTAGAAAAATGAAAGAGTAA
- a CDS encoding rod shape-determining protein: protein MSIFGNNDDVKDSPVESTVNNCLGIDLGTLNTVIAKPAGDKFDLYQIPSVVAVKKDDNTSVLAVGEEAKRMLGRTPGDIVAVRPLKKGVIENIVQAQSLLIKAIEIGINEGENVGRIVIGIPGDSSEVEKNAAEEIGRKAGADEVIVISEGLAAAIGAGLPIAEPNGIMIIDIGAGSTDLVVISLGGITDIETVRFGGDDIDNRIVDLIAEKYNVAIGIHDAEAAKMEVGMIHCSETLENLSVEVVGKSLETNRPKKIVIDSMLVADAVEPVIQNIVDGLNLIFERLSPELIMGVYKNSVAVGGTSRLRGLKERIYDEVGVPITISDDPMTVVAKGTAIVAAEPLALEPEVRLRAMK from the coding sequence ATGAGCATTTTTGGAAATAATGATGATGTTAAAGATTCCCCAGTTGAATCAACCGTTAATAATTGTTTAGGTATAGATTTAGGTACATTAAATACTGTAATTGCAAAACCTGCTGGCGATAAATTTGATTTATATCAAATTCCATCTGTTGTCGCTGTTAAAAAAGATGATAATACATCAGTTTTAGCTGTTGGAGAAGAAGCTAAAAGGATGTTAGGAAGAACACCAGGGGATATTGTTGCAGTAAGACCTCTTAAAAAAGGAGTTATTGAAAATATTGTTCAAGCTCAATCTTTACTTATTAAAGCAATTGAAATAGGTATTAATGAGGGAGAAAATGTTGGAAGAATTGTTATTGGTATTCCAGGGGATTCCTCAGAAGTAGAAAAAAACGCAGCAGAAGAAATTGGAAGAAAAGCTGGTGCTGATGAAGTTATTGTTATTAGTGAAGGATTAGCAGCAGCTATTGGTGCAGGATTACCTATTGCTGAACCTAATGGTATTATGATTATTGATATTGGTGCAGGATCCACCGATTTAGTAGTAATTTCACTTGGTGGAATTACAGATATTGAAACCGTAAGGTTTGGTGGAGACGATATTGATAACAGAATCGTGGATTTAATTGCTGAAAAATACAATGTCGCTATTGGTATTCATGATGCAGAAGCTGCTAAAATGGAAGTTGGTATGATTCACTGTAGTGAAACCTTAGAAAACTTATCTGTTGAGGTTGTAGGTAAATCATTAGAAACAAACAGACCTAAAAAAATCGTTATTGATTCCATGCTTGTTGCAGATGCTGTAGAACCTGTAATTCAAAATATTGTTGACGGATTAAATTTAATCTTTGAAAGATTATCTCCAGAATTAATTATGGGTGTTTATAAAAATTCAGTAGCTGTTGGGGGAACTTCAAGATTACGTGGTCTTAAAGAAAGGATTTATGATGAAGTTGGAGTACCTATTACCATTTCAGATGATCCAATGACTGTAGTTGCTAAAGGTACAGCTATTGTTGCAGCAGAACCATTAGCATTAGAACCTGAAGTACGTCTTCGAGCTATGAAATAG
- a CDS encoding archaetidylserine synthase, whose protein sequence is MKTNETGMRHFISIPDFISLLNMSSGFLSIICALNNNLTLSGLLIILAMFFDSIDGWIARKIGRNDSYGFGKNIDSLSDAISFGAAPAILFYSINSNINLKLSIITLCISLFMVICGVLRLTRYNVIADKTDFKGFIGFPIPGIGFILATFYLSGLYNIYIGMVLMIIVSVLMISNVRYPKFGNIPVLSIALILVILMIFKLPLIYGINIPALILLLITLSYLIRNIF, encoded by the coding sequence ATGAAAACTAATGAAACAGGAATGAGACATTTTATTTCAATACCTGATTTTATTTCATTATTGAATATGTCATCAGGTTTTCTATCTATAATCTGTGCATTAAATAATAATTTAACCTTATCAGGATTATTAATTATTTTAGCAATGTTTTTTGACTCAATAGATGGTTGGATAGCTAGAAAAATAGGTAGAAATGATAGTTATGGATTTGGAAAAAACATTGATTCCCTATCCGATGCTATTTCATTTGGTGCAGCTCCTGCAATATTATTCTATTCAATAAACTCAAATATCAACCTGAAATTATCCATCATTACACTATGTATAAGTTTATTTATGGTAATCTGTGGAGTTCTTAGACTAACCAGATATAATGTAATAGCAGATAAAACAGACTTTAAAGGATTTATAGGTTTTCCTATCCCCGGAATAGGATTCATTTTAGCCACATTCTATTTAAGTGGATTATACAATATTTACATTGGAATGGTTCTAATGATTATTGTATCAGTCCTTATGATTAGTAATGTAAGATATCCTAAATTTGGAAACATACCGGTTTTATCAATTGCATTAATATTAGTCATATTAATGATATTTAAACTACCACTAATTTATGGAATAAATATACCTGCATTGATTTTACTTTTAATAACATTATCCTATCTTATTAGAAATATTTTCTAA
- a CDS encoding class E sortase, producing the protein MKKTTIIVIIALLIIGLYAATETTYYSSKVILESNVDSPVILIPKIGVNEKINNHSISEGVYHENLSSDPTYGDVLLFGHRTLLGSPFLRLNELKKGDIVTLEWPGIGEANYTIYNQTIVPADAKIDISNNTQRIILVTCNPIGSTSERLICEGNLTSKGPLKEETIKDNPHKDYGIYITLGFLLFGLLISFVYKDDRKYILTTVLIITAFLVYCIIQPQSVNIFTSQIEFINQIFTLGV; encoded by the coding sequence ATGAAAAAAACAACAATTATAGTGATAATTGCTTTATTGATTATTGGATTATATGCTGCAACTGAGACCACATATTATTCCAGTAAAGTTATATTAGAATCTAACGTAGATTCTCCTGTTATTCTAATCCCCAAAATAGGTGTAAATGAAAAGATTAATAATCATTCAATTTCTGAAGGGGTTTATCATGAAAATCTTTCAAGTGATCCGACATATGGTGATGTATTGCTATTTGGTCATAGAACATTGTTAGGTTCCCCATTTTTACGTTTAAATGAACTTAAAAAAGGAGACATTGTTACATTAGAGTGGCCGGGAATTGGTGAGGCGAATTATACCATCTATAATCAAACAATAGTTCCTGCCGATGCAAAGATAGACATTAGCAATAATACTCAAAGGATAATCCTCGTAACATGTAACCCAATTGGTTCTACATCAGAAAGATTAATCTGTGAAGGTAATTTAACAAGTAAAGGCCCACTAAAAGAAGAGACTATAAAAGATAACCCCCATAAAGATTATGGAATCTATATTACACTCGGATTTTTACTATTTGGTTTATTAATATCATTTGTATATAAAGATGATAGAAAGTACATATTAACTACTGTGTTAATCATAACGGCATTTTTAGTTTATTGTATTATACAGCCACAATCTGTAAATATATTTACCTCACAGATTGAATTTATTAATCAGATATTTACATTAGGAGTTTAA
- a CDS encoding dihydroneopterin aldolase family protein has product MDVNEKYFSNITSRERAIFEGAITMGALFHQFVGTPVNKDSKESLENAIKESLELQPAIEKVDAKIDLNRLNDALSDFEYTSLSGDMLDIRIHTRVDNVKAIIRIEFIEELNYPLMYVEDIEEL; this is encoded by the coding sequence ATGGACGTTAATGAAAAGTATTTCTCAAATATTACTTCAAGAGAAAGAGCTATATTTGAGGGAGCAATTACAATGGGTGCATTGTTTCATCAATTTGTAGGAACACCTGTTAACAAAGATTCCAAAGAAAGCTTAGAGAATGCAATCAAAGAATCTTTAGAACTACAACCTGCAATAGAAAAGGTTGATGCAAAAATTGATTTAAATAGATTAAATGACGCGTTAAGTGATTTTGAATATACCTCATTAAGTGGGGATATGTTAGATATTAGAATACATACCAGAGTGGACAATGTCAAAGCAATCATTAGAATAGAGTTTATTGAAGAGTTAAATTATCCATTAATGTATGTTGAGGATATTGAAGAATTATAA
- the mfnA gene encoding tyrosine decarboxylase MfnA — protein MDRKPKSKEEIFEELEQYQEKDMKYSDGRILGSMCTEAEPIAKEVFYKFINSNLGDPGLFPGTKAIEDKAIKMIGSLVSIDDPYGHIVTGGTEANLMAMRAARNYARRYKNITEPEMIVPKSAHFSFKKAADMFGMKVVEADMDGYLIDVNSLENKINKNTAVIVAIAGTTELGLIDNVEEIAEIAKKHDIYLHVDAAFGGFVIPFLKEEGYDFPKFDFSLDAVCSMTIDPHKMGLSVIPSGCILFRDKKYLDVMAVKAPYLTKKEQSTIVGTRSGASSAATLAVMESLGREGYRKLALDVMDKTMMLKEGLEDIGYDLVVEPQLNIVAFYHKDIDTDYLADLLEQRGWRVSTSFYPKAIRVIVMKHISRDNIRDLLVDLKAISYNI, from the coding sequence ATGGATAGAAAACCTAAATCTAAAGAGGAAATATTTGAAGAATTAGAACAATATCAGGAAAAGGATATGAAATATTCCGATGGTAGAATTCTTGGTTCAATGTGTACCGAGGCCGAACCTATTGCTAAAGAAGTATTTTATAAATTTATTAATTCTAATTTAGGTGATCCTGGTCTATTTCCAGGTACAAAAGCTATTGAAGATAAAGCTATAAAAATGATTGGTTCATTAGTTTCTATTGATGATCCATATGGTCATATAGTTACTGGTGGTACCGAAGCAAATCTTATGGCTATGAGGGCTGCCCGTAATTATGCAAGACGTTATAAAAATATTACAGAACCGGAAATGATAGTGCCTAAGTCTGCTCATTTTTCATTTAAAAAAGCTGCAGACATGTTTGGTATGAAAGTAGTTGAAGCAGATATGGATGGTTATTTGATTGATGTTAATTCTTTAGAAAACAAGATCAATAAGAATACTGCAGTTATTGTGGCTATTGCAGGTACTACCGAATTGGGTTTGATAGATAATGTTGAAGAGATTGCTGAGATTGCTAAAAAACATGATATATATTTACATGTTGATGCAGCATTCGGTGGCTTTGTAATTCCGTTTTTAAAAGAAGAAGGATATGATTTTCCTAAATTTGATTTCTCTTTAGATGCTGTCTGTTCTATGACTATTGATCCACATAAGATGGGTCTTTCTGTAATCCCTTCAGGATGTATTCTATTTAGGGATAAAAAATATTTGGATGTCATGGCTGTAAAAGCCCCATATCTTACTAAAAAAGAGCAATCTACTATTGTTGGAACTCGTAGTGGAGCATCTTCCGCTGCCACACTTGCAGTAATGGAATCTTTAGGTCGGGAAGGTTATAGAAAATTAGCATTAGATGTTATGGATAAAACTATGATGTTAAAAGAAGGTCTTGAAGATATTGGCTATGATCTTGTAGTTGAACCTCAGTTAAATATTGTTGCTTTTTATCATAAAGATATTGACACTGACTATTTGGCAGATTTACTTGAACAAAGGGGTTGGAGAGTTTCAACTTCATTCTATCCTAAAGCTATTCGTGTTATTGTAATGAAACATATTAGCCGTGATAATATTAGGGATTTGCTTGTTGATTTAAAAGCTATCTCCTATAATATCTAA